Proteins from one Erpetoichthys calabaricus chromosome 11, fErpCal1.3, whole genome shotgun sequence genomic window:
- the LOC114660726 gene encoding dynein light chain roadblock-type 2-like has protein sequence MSEVEETLKRIQSHKGVVGTIVVNAQGIPIRTTLDNSTTLQYAALLRQITILARGTVRDIDPQNDLTFLRMRSKKHEVMVGLDKDFLFVVVQAPSE, from the coding sequence ATGTCAGAGGTTGAGGAAACTCTAAAAAGGATCCAGTCTCATAAGGGAGTGGTTGGAACTATAGTTGTAAATGCTCAAGGGATACCAATTCGGACAACACTAGACAACTCTACCACACTCCAATATGCTGCACTTTTGCGTCAGATTACAATACTGGCTAGAGGCACGGTGAGAGATATTGACCCACAGAATGACCTTACCTTTTTACGGATGAGGTCTAAGAAGCATGAAGTCATGGTGGGATTGGACAAGGATTTTTTGTTTGTAGTGGTTCAAGCTCCAAGTGAATAG